The following are encoded together in the Phaseolus vulgaris cultivar G19833 chromosome 9, P. vulgaris v2.0, whole genome shotgun sequence genome:
- the LOC137823032 gene encoding protein FAR1-RELATED SEQUENCE 2 isoform X6 encodes MFSSMDIDLEVPICEHEKLNIGSSGNDVTDTTCDLCIEEHNINPLSMTAHCKEVLSEKAFCCQDPVDLNSNQVDAIDKFPIKEPQNGLEFESKEAAYSFYREYARLVGFGITIKASRRSKKSGKFIDIKIVCSRFGSKRESGTAVNPRPCTKTDCKAGMHMKKKLDGNWIIYNFVKEHNHEICPDDFVRGRSKQISNVACHKKGMQFALDEGDVQLIIEYFISMQCENPNFFYAIDLDQDRHLRTVFWVDSKGRFDYPNFHDIVLIDTFYLKNKYKIPFVPFVGVNNHFQYILLGCALVGEESVSAFMWLMRAWLKAMSNLPPKVIITDQEQFLKEAVKEVFPDKCHCFCLSHVLCKITKNLDYIINQNNNFMEKFDKCIHHSCSDEQFEERWWKLMNRIELKDDEWVQSLYEDRKKWVPTLMRDISFAGLSTIVRSESVSSFFDKYICVDSSFKEFIEQYKVFSVDCFDIEAKADIETKQKQPTLRSLSPFEKQLSTIYTDAIFRKFQLEILGIMSCHLQKETEGRENLTFLIDDFEKQKKFIVSWKEADLCVCCSCCLFQSKGFLCRHTMLVLQKSGITSIPSHYILKRWTKDAKANQFSGDIITRTANRVQRFNDLCRRATVLSEIGSSSEDTYRVASQAMEEVYKHCVNIKYSSRSTSDPNKLALNAFDVEDKNNGCHRAKPTKKRKFNQRECSDPERINIKMMDDFRKREQRITRAHNFSNCYISQQDLDSRASTLDAYYGTEQSVVGDAQLNSVSIMHDGYYSGQPGVLGLGQLHSMASHGPHYGMQHSIQRPLQGQLTFRMPTAQGCFDLQDSVEATNLLGLHSSMALQRSK; translated from the exons ATGTTCTCCTCCATGGATATTGATCTTGAGGTACCTATATGTGAGCATGAGAAGCTTAATATTGGATCTAGTGGAAATGATGTTACAGATACAACATGTGATTTATGTATTGAGGAGCATAACATCAATCCTTTGTCAATGACTGCACACTGTAAGGAAGTTTTAAGTGAAAAAGCTTTCTGCTGTCAGGATCCAGTGGATTTGAATTCTAATCAAGTGGATGCTATTGATAAATTTCCCATTAAAGAACCACAAAATGGCTTGGAATTTGAATCAAAGGAGGCTGCCTATTCTTTCTACAGAGAATATGCCCGCTTAGTGGGATTTGGCATCACAATAAAAGCCAGTCGGCGCTCAAAAAAGTCTGGtaaatttattgatattaaaATTGTTTGTTCTAGATTTGGAAGTAAGCGTGAGTCCGGTACAGCGGTTAATCCACGACCATGTACAAAGACAGACTGTAAGGCTGGAATGCATATGAAGAAGAAGCTTGATGGTAACTGGATTATATACAATTTTGTAAAAGAGCACAATCATGAGATCTGTCCGGATGATTTTGTCAGGGGACGTAGCAAACAAATAAGTAATGTAGCTTGTCATAAGAAGGGCATGCAATTTGCTCTAGATGAGGGAGATGTACAGTTGATCATCGAATACTTTATTTCTATGCAGTGTGAAAATCCGAACTTCTTCTATGCAATAGACCTGGATCAGGATAGACATTTGAGAACTGTATTTTGGGTTGACTCAAAAGGAAGATTTGATTATCCAAACTTTCATGATATTGTGTTGATTGACACTTTTTACctgaaaaacaaatataaaattccTTTTGTTCCTTTCGTCGGAGTGAACAATCACTTCCAGTACATTTTACTTGGATGTGCACTGGTTGGGGAAGAGTCTGTTTCCGCTTTTATGTGGTTAATGCGAGCATGGCTCAAGGCAATGAGTAACCTACCTCCCAAGGTGATTATCACAGACCAGGAGCAATTCTTGAAAGAAGCTGTTAAGGAAGTGTTTCCAGATAAATGTCACTGTTTCTGTCTATCACACGTTTTATGTAAAATAACCAAGAATTTGGATTATAtcataaatcaaaataataatttcatggAAAAATTTGACAAATGCATTCATCACTCCTGCTCAGATGAGCAATTTGAAGAGAGATGGTGGAAATTGATGAATAGAATTGAACTAAAGGATGACGAATGGGTTCAGTCATTGTATGAAGATCGTAAAAAGTGGGTGCCCACACTCATGCGGGACATTTCTTTTGCTGGATTGTCAACAATTGTAAGGTCTGAGAGTGTATCATCTTTCTTTGACAAGTATATTTGTGTTGATTCTTCCTTTAAGGAATTTATTGAACAGTATAAAGTTTTCTCTGTAGACTGTTTTGACATTGAAGCCAAAGCTGACattgaaacaaaacaaaagcaACCTACATTAAGATCTTTATCACCTTTTGAGAAGCAGCTATCTACAATTTATACAGATGCCATATTTAGAAAATTTCAGTTGGAAATATTGGGAATAATGTCTTGTCATCTCCAGAAAGAAACAGAAGGAAGGGAAAATCTAACATTTCTTATTGATGATTTTGAGAAGCAGAAGAAATTTATCGTTTCTTGGAAGGAAGCAGATTTGTGTGTCTGTTGTTCATGTTGTTTATTTCAATCCAAAGGTTTTCTGTGTAGACATACAATGCTTGTCCTTCAGAAGTCCGGCATAACCAGCATTCCATcccattatattttaaaacgaTGGACGAAAGATGCAAAGGCCAATCAATTTTCTGGTGACATAATTACCAGGACTGCTAATCGAGTTCAACGTTTTAATGACCTTTGTAGGCGGGCAACTGTATTAAGTGAAATTGGATCTTCATCTGAAGATACTTACCGTGTTGCATCTCAGGCCATGGAAGAAGTGTATAAACACTGTGTGAACATAAAATATTCTTCTAGAAGCACTTCAGATCCCAACAAGTTGGCTCTTAATGCTTTTGATgttgaagataaaaataatgGCTGCCACAGGGCAAAACCTACTAAGAAAAGGAAATTCAATCAAAGG GAATGCTCTGATCCAGAAAGAATCAATATCAAGATGATGGATGATTTCCGAAAGAGG GAACAGAGAATTACAAGAGCGCACAACTTCAGTAATTGTTACATTTCTCAGCAG GACTTGGATTCTAGAGCTTCGACCCTTGATGCCTATTATGGGACTGAACAGAGTGTGGTTGGAGAT GCGCAGTTGAACTCAGTCTCTATCATGCATGATGGCTATTATAGCGGTCAACCGGGCGTTTTAGGGCTG GGGCAATTGCATTCCATGGCAAGCCATGGTCCGCATTATGGGATGCAGCACAGTATACAAAGACCG CTTCAAGGACAACTCACTTTCAGAATGCCAACTGCACAAGGGTGTTTTGACCTTCAAGATAGTGTAGAAGCTACA AACCTATTAGGGCTTCACAGTTCCATGGCATTACAACGAAGCAAGTAG
- the LOC137823032 gene encoding protein FAR1-RELATED SEQUENCE 2 isoform X5 produces the protein MFSSMDIDLEVPICEHEKLNIGSSGNDVTDTTCDLCIEEHNINPLSMTAHCKEVLSEKAFCCQDPVDLNSNQVDAIDKFPIKEPQNGLEFESKEAAYSFYREYARLVGFGITIKASRRSKKSGKFIDIKIVCSRFGSKRESGTAVNPRPCTKTDCKAGMHMKKKLDGNWIIYNFVKEHNHEICPDDFVRGRSKQISNVACHKKGMQFALDEGDVQLIIEYFISMQCENPNFFYAIDLDQDRHLRTVFWVDSKGRFDYPNFHDIVLIDTFYLKNKYKIPFVPFVGVNNHFQYILLGCALVGEESVSAFMWLMRAWLKAMSNLPPKVIITDQEQFLKEAVKEVFPDKCHCFCLSHVLCKITKNLDYIINQNNNFMEKFDKCIHHSCSDEQFEERWWKLMNRIELKDDEWVQSLYEDRKKWVPTLMRDISFAGLSTIVRSESVSSFFDKYICVDSSFKEFIEQYKVFSVDCFDIEAKADIETKQKQPTLRSLSPFEKQLSTIYTDAIFRKFQLEILGIMSCHLQKETEGRENLTFLIDDFEKQKKFIVSWKEADLCVCCSCCLFQSKGFLCRHTMLVLQKSGITSIPSHYILKRWTKDAKANQFSGDIITRTANRVQRFNDLCRRATVLSEIGSSSEDTYRVASQAMEEVYKHCVNIKYSSRSTSDPNKLALNAFDVEDKNNGCHRAKPTKKRKFNQRECSDPERINIKMMDDFRKREQRITRAHNFSNCYISQQDLDSRASTLDAYYGTEQSVVGDAQLNSVSIMHDGYYSGQPGVLGLGQLHSMASHGPHYGMQHSIQRPVLQGQLTFRMPTAQGCFDLQDSVEATNLLGLHSSMALQRSK, from the exons ATGTTCTCCTCCATGGATATTGATCTTGAGGTACCTATATGTGAGCATGAGAAGCTTAATATTGGATCTAGTGGAAATGATGTTACAGATACAACATGTGATTTATGTATTGAGGAGCATAACATCAATCCTTTGTCAATGACTGCACACTGTAAGGAAGTTTTAAGTGAAAAAGCTTTCTGCTGTCAGGATCCAGTGGATTTGAATTCTAATCAAGTGGATGCTATTGATAAATTTCCCATTAAAGAACCACAAAATGGCTTGGAATTTGAATCAAAGGAGGCTGCCTATTCTTTCTACAGAGAATATGCCCGCTTAGTGGGATTTGGCATCACAATAAAAGCCAGTCGGCGCTCAAAAAAGTCTGGtaaatttattgatattaaaATTGTTTGTTCTAGATTTGGAAGTAAGCGTGAGTCCGGTACAGCGGTTAATCCACGACCATGTACAAAGACAGACTGTAAGGCTGGAATGCATATGAAGAAGAAGCTTGATGGTAACTGGATTATATACAATTTTGTAAAAGAGCACAATCATGAGATCTGTCCGGATGATTTTGTCAGGGGACGTAGCAAACAAATAAGTAATGTAGCTTGTCATAAGAAGGGCATGCAATTTGCTCTAGATGAGGGAGATGTACAGTTGATCATCGAATACTTTATTTCTATGCAGTGTGAAAATCCGAACTTCTTCTATGCAATAGACCTGGATCAGGATAGACATTTGAGAACTGTATTTTGGGTTGACTCAAAAGGAAGATTTGATTATCCAAACTTTCATGATATTGTGTTGATTGACACTTTTTACctgaaaaacaaatataaaattccTTTTGTTCCTTTCGTCGGAGTGAACAATCACTTCCAGTACATTTTACTTGGATGTGCACTGGTTGGGGAAGAGTCTGTTTCCGCTTTTATGTGGTTAATGCGAGCATGGCTCAAGGCAATGAGTAACCTACCTCCCAAGGTGATTATCACAGACCAGGAGCAATTCTTGAAAGAAGCTGTTAAGGAAGTGTTTCCAGATAAATGTCACTGTTTCTGTCTATCACACGTTTTATGTAAAATAACCAAGAATTTGGATTATAtcataaatcaaaataataatttcatggAAAAATTTGACAAATGCATTCATCACTCCTGCTCAGATGAGCAATTTGAAGAGAGATGGTGGAAATTGATGAATAGAATTGAACTAAAGGATGACGAATGGGTTCAGTCATTGTATGAAGATCGTAAAAAGTGGGTGCCCACACTCATGCGGGACATTTCTTTTGCTGGATTGTCAACAATTGTAAGGTCTGAGAGTGTATCATCTTTCTTTGACAAGTATATTTGTGTTGATTCTTCCTTTAAGGAATTTATTGAACAGTATAAAGTTTTCTCTGTAGACTGTTTTGACATTGAAGCCAAAGCTGACattgaaacaaaacaaaagcaACCTACATTAAGATCTTTATCACCTTTTGAGAAGCAGCTATCTACAATTTATACAGATGCCATATTTAGAAAATTTCAGTTGGAAATATTGGGAATAATGTCTTGTCATCTCCAGAAAGAAACAGAAGGAAGGGAAAATCTAACATTTCTTATTGATGATTTTGAGAAGCAGAAGAAATTTATCGTTTCTTGGAAGGAAGCAGATTTGTGTGTCTGTTGTTCATGTTGTTTATTTCAATCCAAAGGTTTTCTGTGTAGACATACAATGCTTGTCCTTCAGAAGTCCGGCATAACCAGCATTCCATcccattatattttaaaacgaTGGACGAAAGATGCAAAGGCCAATCAATTTTCTGGTGACATAATTACCAGGACTGCTAATCGAGTTCAACGTTTTAATGACCTTTGTAGGCGGGCAACTGTATTAAGTGAAATTGGATCTTCATCTGAAGATACTTACCGTGTTGCATCTCAGGCCATGGAAGAAGTGTATAAACACTGTGTGAACATAAAATATTCTTCTAGAAGCACTTCAGATCCCAACAAGTTGGCTCTTAATGCTTTTGATgttgaagataaaaataatgGCTGCCACAGGGCAAAACCTACTAAGAAAAGGAAATTCAATCAAAGG GAATGCTCTGATCCAGAAAGAATCAATATCAAGATGATGGATGATTTCCGAAAGAGG GAACAGAGAATTACAAGAGCGCACAACTTCAGTAATTGTTACATTTCTCAGCAG GACTTGGATTCTAGAGCTTCGACCCTTGATGCCTATTATGGGACTGAACAGAGTGTGGTTGGAGAT GCGCAGTTGAACTCAGTCTCTATCATGCATGATGGCTATTATAGCGGTCAACCGGGCGTTTTAGGGCTG GGGCAATTGCATTCCATGGCAAGCCATGGTCCGCATTATGGGATGCAGCACAGTATACAAAGACCGGTA CTTCAAGGACAACTCACTTTCAGAATGCCAACTGCACAAGGGTGTTTTGACCTTCAAGATAGTGTAGAAGCTACA AACCTATTAGGGCTTCACAGTTCCATGGCATTACAACGAAGCAAGTAG
- the LOC137823032 gene encoding protein FAR1-RELATED SEQUENCE 2 isoform X8, with protein MFSSMDIDLEVPICEHEKLNIGSSGNDVTDTTCDLCIEEHNINPLSMTAHCKEVLSEKAFCCQDPVDLNSNQVDAIDKFPIKEPQNGLEFESKEAAYSFYREYARLVGFGITIKASRRSKKSGKFIDIKIVCSRFGSKRESGTAVNPRPCTKTDCKAGMHMKKKLDGNWIIYNFVKEHNHEICPDDFVRGRSKQISNVACHKKGMQFALDEGDVQLIIEYFISMQCENPNFFYAIDLDQDRHLRTVFWVDSKGRFDYPNFHDIVLIDTFYLKNKYKIPFVPFVGVNNHFQYILLGCALVGEESVSAFMWLMRAWLKAMSNLPPKVIITDQEQFLKEAVKEVFPDKCHCFCLSHVLCKITKNLDYIINQNNNFMEKFDKCIHHSCSDEQFEERWWKLMNRIELKDDEWVQSLYEDRKKWVPTLMRDISFAGLSTIVRSESVSSFFDKYICVDSSFKEFIEQYKVFSVDCFDIEAKADIETKQKQPTLRSLSPFEKQLSTIYTDAIFRKFQLEILGIMSCHLQKETEGRENLTFLIDDFEKQKKFIVSWKEADLCVCCSCCLFQSKGFLCRHTMLVLQKSGITSIPSHYILKRWTKDAKANQFSGDIITRTANRVQRFNDLCRRATVLSEIGSSSEDTYRVASQAMEEVYKHCVNIKYSSRSTSDPNKLALNAFDVEDKNNGCHRAKPTKKRKFNQRECSDPERINIKMMDDFRKREQRITRAHNFSNCYISQQDLDSRASTLDAYYGTEQSVVGDLNSVSIMHDGYYSGQPGVLGLGQLHSMASHGPHYGMQHSIQRPLQGQLTFRMPTAQGCFDLQDSVEATNLLGLHSSMALQRSK; from the exons ATGTTCTCCTCCATGGATATTGATCTTGAGGTACCTATATGTGAGCATGAGAAGCTTAATATTGGATCTAGTGGAAATGATGTTACAGATACAACATGTGATTTATGTATTGAGGAGCATAACATCAATCCTTTGTCAATGACTGCACACTGTAAGGAAGTTTTAAGTGAAAAAGCTTTCTGCTGTCAGGATCCAGTGGATTTGAATTCTAATCAAGTGGATGCTATTGATAAATTTCCCATTAAAGAACCACAAAATGGCTTGGAATTTGAATCAAAGGAGGCTGCCTATTCTTTCTACAGAGAATATGCCCGCTTAGTGGGATTTGGCATCACAATAAAAGCCAGTCGGCGCTCAAAAAAGTCTGGtaaatttattgatattaaaATTGTTTGTTCTAGATTTGGAAGTAAGCGTGAGTCCGGTACAGCGGTTAATCCACGACCATGTACAAAGACAGACTGTAAGGCTGGAATGCATATGAAGAAGAAGCTTGATGGTAACTGGATTATATACAATTTTGTAAAAGAGCACAATCATGAGATCTGTCCGGATGATTTTGTCAGGGGACGTAGCAAACAAATAAGTAATGTAGCTTGTCATAAGAAGGGCATGCAATTTGCTCTAGATGAGGGAGATGTACAGTTGATCATCGAATACTTTATTTCTATGCAGTGTGAAAATCCGAACTTCTTCTATGCAATAGACCTGGATCAGGATAGACATTTGAGAACTGTATTTTGGGTTGACTCAAAAGGAAGATTTGATTATCCAAACTTTCATGATATTGTGTTGATTGACACTTTTTACctgaaaaacaaatataaaattccTTTTGTTCCTTTCGTCGGAGTGAACAATCACTTCCAGTACATTTTACTTGGATGTGCACTGGTTGGGGAAGAGTCTGTTTCCGCTTTTATGTGGTTAATGCGAGCATGGCTCAAGGCAATGAGTAACCTACCTCCCAAGGTGATTATCACAGACCAGGAGCAATTCTTGAAAGAAGCTGTTAAGGAAGTGTTTCCAGATAAATGTCACTGTTTCTGTCTATCACACGTTTTATGTAAAATAACCAAGAATTTGGATTATAtcataaatcaaaataataatttcatggAAAAATTTGACAAATGCATTCATCACTCCTGCTCAGATGAGCAATTTGAAGAGAGATGGTGGAAATTGATGAATAGAATTGAACTAAAGGATGACGAATGGGTTCAGTCATTGTATGAAGATCGTAAAAAGTGGGTGCCCACACTCATGCGGGACATTTCTTTTGCTGGATTGTCAACAATTGTAAGGTCTGAGAGTGTATCATCTTTCTTTGACAAGTATATTTGTGTTGATTCTTCCTTTAAGGAATTTATTGAACAGTATAAAGTTTTCTCTGTAGACTGTTTTGACATTGAAGCCAAAGCTGACattgaaacaaaacaaaagcaACCTACATTAAGATCTTTATCACCTTTTGAGAAGCAGCTATCTACAATTTATACAGATGCCATATTTAGAAAATTTCAGTTGGAAATATTGGGAATAATGTCTTGTCATCTCCAGAAAGAAACAGAAGGAAGGGAAAATCTAACATTTCTTATTGATGATTTTGAGAAGCAGAAGAAATTTATCGTTTCTTGGAAGGAAGCAGATTTGTGTGTCTGTTGTTCATGTTGTTTATTTCAATCCAAAGGTTTTCTGTGTAGACATACAATGCTTGTCCTTCAGAAGTCCGGCATAACCAGCATTCCATcccattatattttaaaacgaTGGACGAAAGATGCAAAGGCCAATCAATTTTCTGGTGACATAATTACCAGGACTGCTAATCGAGTTCAACGTTTTAATGACCTTTGTAGGCGGGCAACTGTATTAAGTGAAATTGGATCTTCATCTGAAGATACTTACCGTGTTGCATCTCAGGCCATGGAAGAAGTGTATAAACACTGTGTGAACATAAAATATTCTTCTAGAAGCACTTCAGATCCCAACAAGTTGGCTCTTAATGCTTTTGATgttgaagataaaaataatgGCTGCCACAGGGCAAAACCTACTAAGAAAAGGAAATTCAATCAAAGG GAATGCTCTGATCCAGAAAGAATCAATATCAAGATGATGGATGATTTCCGAAAGAGG GAACAGAGAATTACAAGAGCGCACAACTTCAGTAATTGTTACATTTCTCAGCAG GACTTGGATTCTAGAGCTTCGACCCTTGATGCCTATTATGGGACTGAACAGAGTGTGGTTGGAGAT TTGAACTCAGTCTCTATCATGCATGATGGCTATTATAGCGGTCAACCGGGCGTTTTAGGGCTG GGGCAATTGCATTCCATGGCAAGCCATGGTCCGCATTATGGGATGCAGCACAGTATACAAAGACCG CTTCAAGGACAACTCACTTTCAGAATGCCAACTGCACAAGGGTGTTTTGACCTTCAAGATAGTGTAGAAGCTACA AACCTATTAGGGCTTCACAGTTCCATGGCATTACAACGAAGCAAGTAG
- the LOC137823032 gene encoding protein FAR1-RELATED SEQUENCE 2 isoform X7 has protein sequence MFSSMDIDLEVPICEHEKLNIGSSGNDVTDTTCDLCIEEHNINPLSMTAHCKEVLSEKAFCCQDPVDLNSNQVDAIDKFPIKEPQNGLEFESKEAAYSFYREYARLVGFGITIKASRRSKKSGKFIDIKIVCSRFGSKRESGTAVNPRPCTKTDCKAGMHMKKKLDGNWIIYNFVKEHNHEICPDDFVRGRSKQISNVACHKKGMQFALDEGDVQLIIEYFISMQCENPNFFYAIDLDQDRHLRTVFWVDSKGRFDYPNFHDIVLIDTFYLKNKYKIPFVPFVGVNNHFQYILLGCALVGEESVSAFMWLMRAWLKAMSNLPPKVIITDQEQFLKEAVKEVFPDKCHCFCLSHVLCKITKNLDYIINQNNNFMEKFDKCIHHSCSDEQFEERWWKLMNRIELKDDEWVQSLYEDRKKWVPTLMRDISFAGLSTIVRSESVSSFFDKYICVDSSFKEFIEQYKVFSVDCFDIEAKADIETKQKQPTLRSLSPFEKQLSTIYTDAIFRKFQLEILGIMSCHLQKETEGRENLTFLIDDFEKQKKFIVSWKEADLCVCCSCCLFQSKGFLCRHTMLVLQKSGITSIPSHYILKRWTKDAKANQFSGDIITRTANRVQRFNDLCRRATVLSEIGSSSEDTYRVASQAMEEVYKHCVNIKYSSRSTSDPNKLALNAFDVEDKNNGCHRAKPTKKRKFNQRECSDPERINIKMMDDFRKREQRITRAHNFSNCYISQQDLDSRASTLDAYYGTEQSVVGDLNSVSIMHDGYYSGQPGVLGLGQLHSMASHGPHYGMQHSIQRPVLQGQLTFRMPTAQGCFDLQDSVEATNLLGLHSSMALQRSK, from the exons ATGTTCTCCTCCATGGATATTGATCTTGAGGTACCTATATGTGAGCATGAGAAGCTTAATATTGGATCTAGTGGAAATGATGTTACAGATACAACATGTGATTTATGTATTGAGGAGCATAACATCAATCCTTTGTCAATGACTGCACACTGTAAGGAAGTTTTAAGTGAAAAAGCTTTCTGCTGTCAGGATCCAGTGGATTTGAATTCTAATCAAGTGGATGCTATTGATAAATTTCCCATTAAAGAACCACAAAATGGCTTGGAATTTGAATCAAAGGAGGCTGCCTATTCTTTCTACAGAGAATATGCCCGCTTAGTGGGATTTGGCATCACAATAAAAGCCAGTCGGCGCTCAAAAAAGTCTGGtaaatttattgatattaaaATTGTTTGTTCTAGATTTGGAAGTAAGCGTGAGTCCGGTACAGCGGTTAATCCACGACCATGTACAAAGACAGACTGTAAGGCTGGAATGCATATGAAGAAGAAGCTTGATGGTAACTGGATTATATACAATTTTGTAAAAGAGCACAATCATGAGATCTGTCCGGATGATTTTGTCAGGGGACGTAGCAAACAAATAAGTAATGTAGCTTGTCATAAGAAGGGCATGCAATTTGCTCTAGATGAGGGAGATGTACAGTTGATCATCGAATACTTTATTTCTATGCAGTGTGAAAATCCGAACTTCTTCTATGCAATAGACCTGGATCAGGATAGACATTTGAGAACTGTATTTTGGGTTGACTCAAAAGGAAGATTTGATTATCCAAACTTTCATGATATTGTGTTGATTGACACTTTTTACctgaaaaacaaatataaaattccTTTTGTTCCTTTCGTCGGAGTGAACAATCACTTCCAGTACATTTTACTTGGATGTGCACTGGTTGGGGAAGAGTCTGTTTCCGCTTTTATGTGGTTAATGCGAGCATGGCTCAAGGCAATGAGTAACCTACCTCCCAAGGTGATTATCACAGACCAGGAGCAATTCTTGAAAGAAGCTGTTAAGGAAGTGTTTCCAGATAAATGTCACTGTTTCTGTCTATCACACGTTTTATGTAAAATAACCAAGAATTTGGATTATAtcataaatcaaaataataatttcatggAAAAATTTGACAAATGCATTCATCACTCCTGCTCAGATGAGCAATTTGAAGAGAGATGGTGGAAATTGATGAATAGAATTGAACTAAAGGATGACGAATGGGTTCAGTCATTGTATGAAGATCGTAAAAAGTGGGTGCCCACACTCATGCGGGACATTTCTTTTGCTGGATTGTCAACAATTGTAAGGTCTGAGAGTGTATCATCTTTCTTTGACAAGTATATTTGTGTTGATTCTTCCTTTAAGGAATTTATTGAACAGTATAAAGTTTTCTCTGTAGACTGTTTTGACATTGAAGCCAAAGCTGACattgaaacaaaacaaaagcaACCTACATTAAGATCTTTATCACCTTTTGAGAAGCAGCTATCTACAATTTATACAGATGCCATATTTAGAAAATTTCAGTTGGAAATATTGGGAATAATGTCTTGTCATCTCCAGAAAGAAACAGAAGGAAGGGAAAATCTAACATTTCTTATTGATGATTTTGAGAAGCAGAAGAAATTTATCGTTTCTTGGAAGGAAGCAGATTTGTGTGTCTGTTGTTCATGTTGTTTATTTCAATCCAAAGGTTTTCTGTGTAGACATACAATGCTTGTCCTTCAGAAGTCCGGCATAACCAGCATTCCATcccattatattttaaaacgaTGGACGAAAGATGCAAAGGCCAATCAATTTTCTGGTGACATAATTACCAGGACTGCTAATCGAGTTCAACGTTTTAATGACCTTTGTAGGCGGGCAACTGTATTAAGTGAAATTGGATCTTCATCTGAAGATACTTACCGTGTTGCATCTCAGGCCATGGAAGAAGTGTATAAACACTGTGTGAACATAAAATATTCTTCTAGAAGCACTTCAGATCCCAACAAGTTGGCTCTTAATGCTTTTGATgttgaagataaaaataatgGCTGCCACAGGGCAAAACCTACTAAGAAAAGGAAATTCAATCAAAGG GAATGCTCTGATCCAGAAAGAATCAATATCAAGATGATGGATGATTTCCGAAAGAGG GAACAGAGAATTACAAGAGCGCACAACTTCAGTAATTGTTACATTTCTCAGCAG GACTTGGATTCTAGAGCTTCGACCCTTGATGCCTATTATGGGACTGAACAGAGTGTGGTTGGAGAT TTGAACTCAGTCTCTATCATGCATGATGGCTATTATAGCGGTCAACCGGGCGTTTTAGGGCTG GGGCAATTGCATTCCATGGCAAGCCATGGTCCGCATTATGGGATGCAGCACAGTATACAAAGACCGGTA CTTCAAGGACAACTCACTTTCAGAATGCCAACTGCACAAGGGTGTTTTGACCTTCAAGATAGTGTAGAAGCTACA AACCTATTAGGGCTTCACAGTTCCATGGCATTACAACGAAGCAAGTAG